The genomic region ATATTTTTCCTAGAGTCTCGACATTGTTCTTGGTACTCATACATCAAAGAGGGAGACTATGGGTTTGTATCCAAAAGGATGTCTAAAGAAACATTGCATCATTAGCGAATTTATTGTCCTTGGGTTTGAACAAACCGATCAAATACTTATCAAAAGACCAGGGTCCTTGTGTGAGGATTTTCATGGTGCAATGTCATCGTCgaaaattatcaaaactatGTTAGAGCAAAGGTTGCAAACCTCAAAATTCTAAACAAAGGATCGCTCCTTTGTTAGAAGAAAACATAAGGAGGATAAAGTAAatcaacataaagaaaaaaaaagtcaaaagacCAAATCCCACACTATTCAGtccatatataaatttttaaggaTAACAATGTAAATCTGCTCATATCCCGCAACCAGTTTCTTTACAATCATGTTGTTTGCCGTTTAACTCTTTCGGGATCGTTTCTTACACCACACACTTTTTCAATAGTATCAAGTTAACCGAGCAACAAAACTAAAAGACTCCACAAAACTGCCATCCAAATGCAATAAAAAACAGTGGtggctccaggaattttttcCAGGGTGTTCCTTAACAAGTATAAATTACAcgatctaataaaaataaaattttatatattgacaacaacaatcaaaaaacacctaaatacataaaatttacaattgccttctacgagttttcatattttgaaatcgttgcatgatagtctcattatcaatgctacaagctacatctttttcaatatacacaattaaacaatcattcatccactgatctcCCATTCAATTGCGCAGTTCAtgctttatatatttcattgctgaaaaacttctttctactgTTGCAGTAGCAACAGGAAGGGTCAAAGTTAACTTCACAAGCAaatagactaatggataagtcTTATGCTTCCTTGTGCTCACTAACTTTTCAGCAAGTTCACTAACTCCTTGAAGCTCTAAAAACAAATCATTGTTGCgcatatcaaaaataaaattctgaAGCTGAGAGTCAAGTGCCAAGATATTTGTCCCAGGAAAATCAGATGGATAGAACTTTGCTAGATGTATCaacttttccttatcaaaagccACAAATGAATTACTTGGATTCAAGCAAGCCATACAAAGTAGCAAATCGGTAGTCACCTCTGAAAAACGGTTGTTAAGCTCTTGAAGTTGCATATCTATGACTGTGTAGAATAACTCAACAAgataatgatgtaaatttgtattttgttgggtGTTGCGTCGCGGCCTCCcactaactacaaatatttcatccatgttcaaGATAGGAATATCATGTGTGGCACAAAATGAAGACACTCCAGTCAATAAAGATATCCATTCATCATCTCTCATCACTTGCAATCGTTGCTTAGACACTTTAACAAAATCCATAGCATTTactatatattgattttttttttccaatgctATTGACATCTCATTTGTGAtccctaaaatgtttttcatcaagtgtagagcaaaaacaaattcaaaagtcAGAATTGACCTCATAATAGATCGAGCTTTAACTTTTTGGTCGGAGAGGccatcttcttcaataatctcaaGTACATCAACAACAGCagagaacatcaaaatcaagttaagAATAGTCCCATAATATAATCCCCAACGTGTATCACTAGGATGTTTAAGAtttgtctcttgattcaaaCCTTGCCCACTTCTACGTACACCCTTCTctaaatcttctttaattttggcaaattgtGCATCTCGAGGAGCATCTCGTCTCTTACAAGAGCCTCCAACAAcagttactaaattactaaccacataaaaaaattcagcaatttttatgtgatttttaGCAATGACAGCAAGtgtcaattgaagttgatgagcaaaacaatggacataaaatgctgactt from Castanea sativa cultivar Marrone di Chiusa Pesio chromosome 11, ASM4071231v1 harbors:
- the LOC142616297 gene encoding uncharacterized protein LOC142616297 encodes the protein MEIGPVPIAASQSLIIIVVTLAHRRRRTDPGLREKISSYHPNNHDEIRICYLGKGPCQPPYDYPVSYFSGKPRRFRAEWCVTRNWLEYSIAKDAAFCFYCYLFGQVVGKQGGGDTFVMKGFKLWNQLVKLDSHVGRVNSAHNQAVKKSEDLLKEKQHIQSVLVKQSNQDKAEYRVQLNAIVDYHNESINEVLQNTWKNCKLTHHDIQKDIVNAIAHETSKVIIEDLGNGFFSILVDESRDISVKEQMALVIRYVNKKGIIIERFLGIVHVASITAWSLKCAIECLLCEYNLSLLRLCGQGYDATSNMQVTVVGGSCKRRDAPRDAQFAKIKEDLEKGVRRSGQGLNQETNLKHPSDTRWGLYYGTILNLILMFSAVVDVLEIIEEDGLSDQKVKARSIMRSILTFEFVFALHLMKNILGITNEMSIALEKKNQYIVNAMDFVKVSKQRLQVMRDDEWISLLTGVSSFCATHDIPILNMDEIFVVSGRPRRNTQQNTNLHHYLVELFYTVIDMQLQELNNRFSEVTTDLLLCMACLNPSNSFVAFDKEKLIHLAKFYPSDFPGTNILALDSQLQNFIFDMRNNDLFLELQGVSELAEKLVSTRKHKTYPLVYLLVKLTLTLPVATATVERSFSAMKYIKHELRN